The genome window AAAATAGATTCCACATGACCAAAGGAAATGCCCTTGTGGTGCAAGTTTGGAATAACGAGGTTTTCGGGTTTCCGTCATCCTGAACTTGATTCAGGATCTATGTTATGAAAAGAAGTCTATTATAAAAAGCTTTTTGTTCCTCGTCCGTCATACATATCTTTATATCTAAAAGTTATTAGGTTTTGCATAATGGCAAAAAGAATCATAAAGTTAATAAAACTGCTTCCTCCGTAACTAAACATGGGCAGCGGGACTCCTACAACCGGAGCATACCCTATGGTCATAGAGATATTTACACCCATGTATATGAAAATCATAAAAGATATTGATATGGTTACGACTTTTATATAGTAATCATCATTATAGATACTTAAACTCATTAGATGCAAAATAAGCATAATATATACGAGTATAATCCCTGAAGCTCCTAAGAATCCTGTTCTCTCAACCAAAAAAGCAAAGATAAAATCGCTTGTGGCAATTGGAAGAAATCTCATTTGTGTTTGTGTGGCATCCTCTTTTGATTTGCCTGTAAATCCGCCTGAGCCGATAGCAATTATTGATTGTTGAACATGGTAAGATGGTTTTTCACTAAGAAAATCATGAATTCTTGTTTTTTGATAATCATGTAGTAAAAAATTGTATGCTATTGGAGAAAAGAGCAGAGCGGCACCTATAATCACTGCCCATATTTTCCAGTAAACGCCTATAAAAAAAAGTACCCCGAAACCGATAAGAAGAAGAACCACGGCGGTACCTAAATCAGG of Sulfurimonas sp. contains these proteins:
- a CDS encoding FtsW/RodA/SpoVE family cell cycle protein, which gives rise to LFGHARLGAQRWIDIPLINATIQPSEFVKPALILMLAYLINKSPPPINGYRIKEFLKISFYILLPFVLIAKEPDLGTAVVLLLIGFGVLFFIGVYWKIWAVIIGAALLFSPIAYNFLLHDYQKTRIHDFLSEKPSYHVQQSIIAIGSGGFTGKSKEDATQTQMRFLPIATSDFIFAFLVERTGFLGASGIILVYIMLILHLMSLSIYNDDYYIKVVTISISFMIFIYMGVNISMTIGYAPVVGVPLPMFSYGGSSFINFMILFAIMQNLITFRYKDMYDGRGTKSFL